Proteins encoded together in one Benincasa hispida cultivar B227 chromosome 1, ASM972705v1, whole genome shotgun sequence window:
- the LOC120075808 gene encoding nucleolar protein 58-like: protein MVVAEKAIKDGVVMMEDVVAEEKDKGNDVLVLETPEATIITEIFDEPPQMEEEEIAIIKREENEIVVEERVCCQKRPRRKLKATKAEKEAEARLKKAAEVEKEDEKKKKKRKEKNVGKAESSHHQKFRKNKEKKYDNEDEGAKKKRRKEKEDRRLQRKKKRHLREEEKAKQRAASPEKDGELTSVVWGFYRGHLHGNRDAVTFKGETVHFSAKDINELYQMRDNPDAPGSKIIDDPIEELMRDALKVLAQPGIRWAVSPKGIRTLESKSLLPEGRLWVYLVKK, encoded by the exons ATGGTTGTAGCGGAGAAAGCAATAAAGGATGGAGTAGTGATGATGGAAGATGTAGTGGctgaagaaaaagataaaggGAATGATGTTTTGGTCCTGGAGACTCCGGAGGCCACCATCATCACAGAAATTTTTGATGAGCCTCCACAAATGGAAGAagaggaaattgcgatcattaaaagagaagaaaatgagatcGTAGTTGAAGAG AGGGTGTGCTGCCAGAAGAGGCCAAGAAGGAAGTTGAAGGCAACTAAGGCAGAGAAGGAAGCCGAAGCTAGATTGAAGAAGGCAGCAGAGGTCGAGAAGGAAgacgagaagaagaagaagaagagaaaggaaaagaatgtTGGAAAGGCGGAGTCGTCGCATCATCAAAAGTTCagaaagaacaaagagaaaaagtaTGATAACGAAGATGAAGGggccaagaagaagaggagaaaggagaaagaagataGAAGGTTGCAGCGAAAAAAGAAGAGGCAcctaagagaagaagaaaaagcaaaGCAGAGGGCTGCAAGCCCCGAGAAGGATGGAGAGTTGACCTCC GTAGTGTGGGGCTTCTATCGTGGGCATCTGCACGGAAATAGGGATGCGGTGACTTTTAAGGGAGAAACAGTACACttcagcgcaaaggacatcaatgaactttATCAGATGAGGGACAACCCTGATGCACCAGGGAGCAAGATCATTGATGATCCTATAGAAGAACTGATGAGAGACGCGCTGAAGGTACTAGCGCAACCAGGCATAAGATGGGCAGTCTCCCCTAAAGGAATCCGCACTCTGGAGTCTAAGTCTTTGCTGCCGGagggaaggctctgggtttatttggtcaagaagtAG